TCCTCCGGGGGCATCGAGGGGTCCAGGAAGATTCCGGTAACGTCCTTGATGATCTCGACGTCCCGGTGGGCCTGAACGCGCGTTGCAATCGCCCACTCCACGGCCACCGGGTCGAAGGGATCCACGTCGTCGTCGACGACGGTTACGAGCTTGATGTGTCGGCCGGGCGGGCAACCCAGGGCCGCCATGCCGATCATCTTCCCGTAGCCCTCGTAGAGCTTCTCCACCGAAATCACCAGGTGGAGCACTCCGCACCCGCCCTCGGTCAGGTGGACGGCTTTGATCCCGGGGAGCGGGATCGTGCGGATGAACTCTGCCTCTTTCCCGATGGCCGTCAGCACGTCCGTCTCGTGCGGTGGCGCGCCCTGATAGGCCTGATGGAGGATCGGCCGGTTCCTAAAGGTCATCGCGGTGATGTGGATGGTGGTGCGCGGCATGCGGAGCCCGCCGTAATGCCCGGTGAACTCGCCGAAGTGCCCCTCCTCGCGCTTCTCGTTGGGTCGGACCTCTCCCTCCAGGACGATCTCCGAGTGCGCCGGTACCTCGATGGGCACGGTCTTGCAGCGGACGACCTCGATCGGCGCGCCCCGCAGCGCGCCGGCCATCGCCAGCTCGTCCGTCCCGAAGGGCAACGGCGTCGCCGCCGCCATTGTCACGCGAGGGTCGGGCCCGATGGCGATGGCCACTGGGAAGGGCTCGTCGGGCGCGCGACGGTGCTGGAGCGAGATGTGCTGGTAGGGACCGGCCAGAATACCCAGCGTATT
This portion of the Chloroflexota bacterium genome encodes:
- a CDS encoding UbiD family decarboxylase; protein product: MHYSGLREFLDLLESEGELAHIPVPVDLDQELGAVCVKSLRAYGPALLFEHPGGSDIPMLTNLLATRRRYALAMGCAPNECQREWNRCAENLVPPVLVDRAPCQENVLVGDEVDILKLPAALWNSQDGGRYLTLSCHHTFDPTTGARNVGIYRNQVHDRNTLGILAGPYQHISLQHRRAPDEPFPVAIAIGPDPRVTMAAATPLPFGTDELAMAGALRGAPIEVVRCKTVPIEVPAHSEIVLEGEVRPNEKREEGHFGEFTGHYGGLRMPRTTIHITAMTFRNRPILHQAYQGAPPHETDVLTAIGKEAEFIRTIPLPGIKAVHLTEGGCGVLHLVISVEKLYEGYGKMIGMAALGCPPGRHIKLVTVVDDDVDPFDPVAVEWAIATRVQAHRDVEIIKDVTGIFLDPSMPPEEQAGPARTSKMIIDATRYNAKSYPAVCLPDAEVMSRVDQNWDRYGIHLGAAGSRHNGHTAPTPVGASGL